A single window of Helicobacter pylori DNA harbors:
- the mnmE gene encoding tRNA uridine-5-carboxymethylaminomethyl(34) synthesis GTPase MnmE: MNDTIAAIATPLGKGAISIIKISGHNALNILKQLTQKQDFTPRYAYVCDIFSNGVLLDKALVIYFKAPYSFTGEDVCEIQCHGSPLLAQNILQACLNLGARLAKAGEFSKKAFLNHKMDLSEIEASVQLILCEDESVLNALARQLKGELKIFIEEARNDLLKLLASSEVLIDYSEEDIPSDFLKEVSQNLEKQIASFKDLLDFSNTQKQRNKGHALSIVGKPNAGKSSLLNAMLLEERALVSDIKGTTRDTIEEVIELKGHKVRLIDTAGIRESADEIERLGIEKSLKSLENCDIILGVFDLSKPLEKEDFNLMDTLNRAKKPCIVVLNKNDLAPRLELEILKSYLKIPYSILETNTLNSKACLKDLSQKISTFFPKLDTQNRLLLTSLAQKTALENAIIELQNAKNHLETLELFSYHILSAIENLNSLTRPYETSQMLDSMFAEFCLGK; encoded by the coding sequence ATGAATGACACCATCGCCGCTATCGCCACCCCTTTAGGCAAGGGAGCGATTAGCATCATTAAAATCAGCGGCCATAACGCCCTAAACATCCTCAAACAACTCACCCAAAAACAAGACTTCACCCCCAGATACGCTTACGTGTGCGATATTTTTTCTAATGGCGTTTTATTGGACAAAGCGCTAGTCATTTATTTCAAAGCCCCCTATAGTTTCACCGGTGAAGACGTGTGCGAAATCCAATGCCATGGAAGCCCCCTTTTAGCGCAAAATATCCTTCAAGCTTGCTTGAATTTAGGGGCTAGGCTTGCTAAAGCGGGGGAATTTAGCAAAAAAGCCTTTTTAAACCATAAAATGGATTTGAGTGAGATTGAAGCGAGCGTTCAGCTCATCCTTTGTGAAGATGAGAGCGTTTTAAACGCCCTAGCCAGGCAACTTAAGGGCGAGTTAAAAATTTTTATTGAAGAGGCCAGGAATGATCTTTTAAAGCTTTTAGCCAGCTCAGAAGTTTTGATTGATTATAGCGAAGAAGACATTCCTAGCGATTTTTTAAAGGAAGTGTCTCAAAATTTAGAAAAACAAATCGCCTCTTTTAAAGACTTATTGGATTTTTCTAATACGCAAAAACAAAGGAATAAGGGGCATGCTTTAAGCATTGTTGGCAAACCCAATGCCGGTAAAAGCTCCCTATTAAACGCCATGCTTTTAGAAGAAAGGGCTTTAGTGAGCGATATTAAAGGCACGACAAGAGACACTATAGAAGAAGTCATTGAACTAAAAGGGCATAAGGTGCGCTTGATTGATACGGCTGGCATCAGAGAGAGCGCGGATGAAATAGAGCGTTTAGGGATTGAAAAAAGCCTTAAAAGTTTAGAAAATTGCGACATCATTTTAGGCGTGTTTGATCTTTCTAAACCCCTAGAAAAAGAAGATTTTAACCTTATGGACACCCTTAATCGTGCCAAAAAGCCTTGTATTGTCGTTTTGAATAAAAACGATTTAGCCCCCAGACTAGAGCTTGAAATTTTAAAATCTTATCTTAAAATCCCTTATTCTATCCTAGAGACCAACACCCTAAATTCCAAGGCTTGTTTGAAAGATTTGAGCCAAAAAATCAGCACCTTTTTCCCCAAACTAGACACTCAAAACAGGCTCTTACTCACTTCCCTAGCCCAAAAAACCGCCCTAGAAAACGCCATTATTGAATTACAAAACGCTAAAAACCATTTAGAAACTTTAGAGCTTTTTTCTTATCACATTTTAAGCGCGATAGAAAACTTGAACTCGCTCACCCGCCCTTATGAAACCAGCCAGATGCTTGATAGCATGTTTGCTGAATTTTGCTTGGGCAAATGA
- a CDS encoding purine-nucleoside phosphorylase, with product MLLCAGRNETLKKAVPIGVGLIESAINLTRMCLKNPDIKSLIFIGSAGSYSPEIEFLSVFESVQGYQIEESFSHLNSYTPLNNSIHIETEEKALFERVRVNSSNYIHTSEMFAKKMVQKGVLLENMEFFSVLSVAKAFSLKAKGIFCVSNHVGLNAHKEFKENHAKVKQILENIIDSLIV from the coding sequence ATGCTGCTTTGTGCGGGAAGGAATGAGACTTTAAAAAAAGCGGTGCCTATTGGTGTGGGTTTGATAGAGAGTGCGATCAATTTAACGAGAATGTGTTTAAAAAACCCTGATATTAAGAGCCTTATTTTTATAGGGAGCGCGGGGAGTTATAGCCCAGAAATTGAGTTTTTAAGCGTGTTTGAAAGCGTTCAAGGCTATCAAATTGAAGAGAGTTTTAGCCATTTAAACAGCTACACGCCTTTAAATAATTCCATTCACATAGAAACTGAAGAGAAGGCTCTTTTTGAAAGGGTGCGTGTGAATAGCAGTAACTATATCCACACCAGCGAAATGTTTGCTAAAAAAATGGTTCAAAAGGGCGTTTTATTAGAAAACATGGAGTTTTTTAGCGTTTTAAGCGTGGCTAAGGCGTTTTCTTTAAAGGCTAAAGGGATTTTTTGCGTGAGTAATCATGTAGGGCTTAACGCGCATAAAGAATTTAAAGAAAACCACGCCAAAGTCAAACAGATTTTAGAAAACATCATTGATAGTTTAATAGTTTAG
- a CDS encoding CagY family CD-EC repeat-containing protein has protein sequence MIAKVSNGMCFLPSYLLEPYEKLLTPEARKLLEQQALDCLKNAKTEADRKECVKNLPKNLRKEILDKNSLEAYKTPQKSRANPLFKGNPLSF, from the coding sequence ATGATCGCAAAAGTGTCTAATGGAATGTGTTTTTTGCCAAGCTATCTCTTAGAGCCATATGAGAAACTGCTCACGCCTGAAGCTAGGAAACTTTTGGAACAACAGGCTCTAGATTGTTTGAAAAACGCCAAAACTGAAGCCGACAGAAAAGAATGTGTCAAAAACCTCCCCAAAAACTTGAGGAAAGAGATTTTAGATAAAAACAGCTTAGAAGCCTATAAAACGCCCCAAAAGTCAAGGGCAAACCCGCTTTTTAAAGGAAACCCCCTAAGCTTTTAG
- a CDS encoding DUF2443 domain-containing protein, whose protein sequence is MFEKIRKILADIEDSQNEIEMLLKLANLSLGDFIEIKRGSMDMPKGVNEAFFTQLSEEVERLKELINALNKIKKGLLVF, encoded by the coding sequence ATGTTTGAAAAAATACGCAAGATTTTAGCGGATATTGAAGATTCGCAAAATGAAATTGAAATGCTTTTAAAATTAGCGAATTTGAGTTTGGGGGATTTTATTGAGATTAAAAGAGGGAGCATGGACATGCCAAAGGGCGTGAATGAAGCGTTTTTTACGCAATTAAGCGAAGAAGTGGAGCGATTGAAGGAGCTTATCAACGCTTTGAATAAGATCAAAAAAGGGTTATTGGTGTTTTAA
- the thyX gene encoding FAD-dependent thymidylate synthase yields MEVICKHYTPLGIASQAIRTCWQSFEYSDDGGCKDKELIHRVGNIFRHSSTLEHLYYNFEIKGLSRGALQELSRHRIASLSVKSSRYTLRELKEVESFLPLNETNLERAREFLVFVDNEKVNAMSVLALENLRVLLSEHNIKNDLAKYAMPESYKTHLAYSINARSLQNFLTLRSSNKALKEMQDLAKALFDALPGEHQYLFEDCLKH; encoded by the coding sequence ATGGAAGTGATTTGTAAGCATTACACCCCTTTAGGCATTGCAAGCCAAGCGATCCGCACTTGCTGGCAGAGCTTTGAATACAGCGATGATGGAGGCTGTAAGGATAAGGAACTCATCCACAGGGTGGGGAATATTTTTAGGCATTCTTCCACTTTAGAGCATCTTTATTACAATTTTGAAATCAAGGGTTTGAGCAGGGGGGCGTTGCAAGAATTGAGCCGGCATCGAATAGCGAGCTTGAGCGTGAAATCAAGCCGCTACACTTTAAGGGAATTGAAAGAAGTGGAGAGCTTTTTACCCCTTAATGAAACGAATTTAGAAAGAGCTAGAGAGTTTTTAGTTTTTGTGGATAATGAAAAAGTGAATGCAATGAGCGTTTTAGCTTTGGAAAATCTCAGGGTTTTATTGAGCGAACATAACATTAAAAACGATTTAGCCAAATACGCCATGCCTGAAAGCTATAAAACGCATTTAGCGTATAGTATTAACGCTAGGAGCTTGCAAAATTTCTTGACTTTAAGAAGCAGTAATAAAGCCTTAAAAGAAATGCAAGATTTAGCCAAAGCCTTATTTGACGCTTTACCTGGCGAGCATCAATATTTGTTTGAAGATTGTTTGAAGCACTAG
- a CDS encoding Jag N-terminal domain-containing protein → MQNPIEIKAKTLEEALIQASIALNCPIINLQYEVIQTPSKGFLNIGKKEAIILASVKESVKEVKEESVKETNTKENHQNNIEEKKQNLETEIPQEERITPKPPKKNPKEESHGEDKLHAIKQELKELFSHLPYKINKVEVSLYEPGVLLIDIDGEDSALLIGEKGYRYKALSYLLFNWIHPAYGYNIRLEISTFLQNQEKVMEAQLQSTIMTVHEVGKGQMKAPDGVLTYIALKKLRKAFPNKYVSIKTNLNDEKYIVINDFNNE, encoded by the coding sequence ATGCAAAATCCTATTGAAATCAAAGCTAAAACCTTAGAAGAGGCTCTCATTCAAGCTTCTATCGCCTTGAATTGCCCCATTATTAATTTGCAATATGAAGTCATTCAAACGCCCTCTAAAGGTTTTTTAAACATCGGTAAAAAAGAAGCCATCATTTTAGCGAGCGTTAAAGAAAGCGTTAAAGAGGTTAAAGAAGAGAGCGTTAAAGAAACCAACACGAAAGAAAACCATCAAAACAATATAGAAGAAAAAAAACAAAACTTAGAAACAGAAATACCGCAAGAAGAAAGAATCACCCCTAAACCCCCTAAAAAAAACCCTAAAGAAGAATCTCATGGCGAAGACAAACTCCATGCGATCAAGCAAGAGTTGAAAGAACTCTTCTCTCATTTGCCTTATAAAATCAATAAGGTGGAGGTGAGTCTCTATGAACCGGGGGTTTTATTGATTGATATTGATGGCGAAGATTCCGCTCTTTTAATTGGCGAGAAAGGTTATCGTTACAAAGCCCTTTCTTACTTGCTCTTTAACTGGATCCACCCTGCTTATGGCTATAATATTCGCTTAGAAATCTCCACTTTTTTACAAAACCAAGAAAAGGTTATGGAAGCGCAACTCCAAAGCACGATAATGACCGTGCATGAAGTGGGCAAAGGGCAGATGAAAGCCCCTGATGGCGTTTTAACCTATATCGCTTTAAAGAAACTACGAAAAGCGTTCCCTAATAAGTATGTCTCTATCAAAACCAACTTAAACGATGAAAAATACATCGTCATCAACGACTTTAACAATGAATGA
- the glmS gene encoding glutamine--fructose-6-phosphate transaminase (isomerizing), giving the protein MCGIVGYIGDSEKKSILLEGLKELEYRGYDSAGLAVLSNDYLEVFKTQGKLENLKSELKNKEFLNFGVSIAHTRWATHGKPSSANAHPHFTENLALVHNGIIENYASLKKELENKGHAFLSQTDTEVIAHLLEETLKSESDLLKAFEKSISLLKGSYAILMLHKRAKESLFYAKSSSPLVVGKGKEGVFFASSLSVLAPKVDQFVILEENSVGRISLENFKDLKHIENMKDYAFEDKDYSKGDFRNYLEKEIYEQHSSLLECLEGRLEALNVYCEIDPEFLENVSEITLCSCGSSYHASLASVYLFERLAKIRARAILASEYRYANFKSNPNELFIAISQSGETADTLEALKLAKAQGLKTISLCNAPFSMMSRISDHTLLIRAGVERSVASTKAFSSQVMLLWLLSVYIGKQLGTISKEEEKIQAKNMLNSVKAMKVEPKLHEKIKRLSKRYLHGHGFFYIGRDVFYPLALEGALKLKEISYLHAEGYASAEMKHGPIALVDSNLFTIALLSKHLLFDKTKSNIEELSARDSTICVLSSEILEIADDFIQLEESESYMEEFFRMNLAVQLLALEIAMRLNHDVDHPRNLAKSVTVE; this is encoded by the coding sequence ATGTGCGGGATTGTAGGTTATATAGGGGATAGCGAGAAAAAATCCATTCTTTTAGAGGGCTTAAAGGAATTGGAATACAGAGGTTATGACAGCGCGGGTTTAGCCGTATTGAGCAATGATTATTTGGAAGTGTTTAAAACTCAAGGGAAATTAGAAAACCTTAAATCAGAGCTTAAAAATAAAGAGTTTTTAAATTTTGGCGTGAGTATCGCTCATACCAGATGGGCGACGCATGGCAAGCCAAGCAGCGCGAACGCCCACCCGCATTTTACAGAAAATTTAGCCTTAGTGCATAACGGCATTATTGAAAATTACGCGAGTTTGAAAAAAGAATTAGAAAATAAAGGGCATGCGTTTTTAAGCCAAACGGACACGGAAGTCATTGCGCATTTATTGGAAGAAACGCTTAAAAGCGAGAGCGATTTATTGAAAGCTTTTGAAAAAAGCATCAGCCTTTTAAAAGGGAGTTATGCGATTTTGATGCTCCATAAAAGGGCTAAAGAGAGCTTGTTTTACGCTAAATCTTCTTCGCCTTTAGTCGTGGGTAAGGGCAAGGAGGGGGTGTTTTTTGCGTCCAGTTTGAGCGTGTTAGCCCCTAAAGTGGATCAATTTGTCATTTTAGAAGAAAACAGCGTGGGGCGGATTTCTTTAGAAAATTTTAAAGATTTAAAACATATTGAAAACATGAAAGATTACGCCTTTGAGGATAAAGATTATTCTAAAGGGGATTTTAGGAATTATTTAGAAAAAGAGATTTATGAGCAGCATAGCAGTTTGTTGGAGTGTTTAGAGGGGCGCTTGGAAGCCTTGAACGTGTATTGCGAGATCGATCCTGAATTTTTGGAAAATGTGAGCGAAATCACGCTGTGTTCTTGCGGGAGCAGTTACCATGCGAGTTTGGCGAGCGTGTATTTGTTTGAAAGATTAGCCAAAATAAGAGCGAGGGCCATTTTAGCGAGCGAATACCGCTACGCCAATTTTAAAAGCAACCCTAACGAGCTTTTTATAGCGATTTCTCAAAGCGGGGAAACCGCTGACACTTTAGAAGCTTTAAAATTAGCCAAAGCCCAAGGGCTTAAAACCATCAGTTTGTGTAACGCCCCTTTTAGCATGATGAGTAGGATTAGCGATCACACGCTTTTGATTAGAGCGGGGGTAGAAAGGAGCGTGGCATCCACTAAGGCGTTTTCTTCGCAAGTGATGCTTTTATGGCTTTTGAGCGTGTATATAGGCAAACAGCTAGGGACCATCTCTAAAGAAGAAGAAAAAATCCAGGCTAAAAACATGCTCAATAGTGTGAAGGCGATGAAAGTAGAGCCTAAATTGCATGAAAAAATCAAGCGCCTATCCAAACGCTACTTGCATGGGCATGGCTTTTTTTATATCGGGCGCGATGTGTTTTACCCGCTCGCTTTAGAAGGGGCGCTAAAACTTAAAGAAATCAGCTACTTGCATGCTGAGGGGTATGCGAGCGCGGAAATGAAGCATGGGCCTATTGCGCTAGTGGATTCTAATCTTTTTACCATTGCTCTATTGTCTAAGCATTTGTTATTTGATAAAACCAAAAGCAATATTGAAGAATTGAGCGCTAGGGATTCTACGATTTGCGTGTTAAGCTCTGAAATTTTAGAGATCGCTGATGATTTTATCCAATTAGAAGAGAGCGAAAGCTACATGGAGGAATTTTTCCGCATGAATTTAGCGGTGCAGCTTTTAGCCTTAGAAATCGCTATGCGCCTAAATCACGATGTGGATCACCCAAGAAACTTAGCTAAAAGCGTTACCGTGGAATAA
- the yidD gene encoding membrane protein insertion efficiency factor YidD, with protein sequence MRNNKTPFLSAIFTASIRGYQRFFSAFTPSSCRFYPTCSNYALWLLCFESPLSAMGKIILRILSCNPFCSGGIAYPTTRLKRPSLLQSHKDFNRNFKTITFWLVPTKSHATYYIIKV encoded by the coding sequence ATGCGAAACAATAAAACGCCTTTTTTGAGCGCGATTTTTACGGCATCAATTAGGGGTTACCAACGCTTTTTTTCGGCTTTCACCCCTTCAAGCTGCCGGTTTTACCCCACTTGCTCTAACTACGCTCTGTGGTTGCTCTGTTTTGAAAGCCCTTTGAGCGCTATGGGTAAGATCATTCTAAGGATACTCTCATGCAACCCTTTTTGCTCTGGGGGCATTGCTTACCCTACTACTCGCTTGAAACGCCCTAGTTTGCTCCAATCTCATAAAGATTTTAATCGTAATTTTAAAACCATCACTTTTTGGCTCGTTCCCACAAAAAGCCACGCAACTTACTACATCATTAAGGTTTAA
- the yidC gene encoding membrane protein insertase YidC translates to MDKNNNNNLRLILAIALSFLFIALYSYFFQKPNKPTTETTKQETTNNHTATSPNAPNAFNATQTIPQENLLSTISFEHARIEIDSLGRIKQVYLKDKKYLTSKQKGFLEHVSHLFSSKENAQPPLKELPLLAADKLKPLEVRFLDPTLNNKAFNTPYSASKTTLGPNEQLVLTQDLGALSIIKTLTFYDDLHYDLKIAFKSPNNLIPSYVITNGYRPVADLDSYTFSGVLLENNDKKIEKIEDKDAKEIKRFSNTLFLSSVDRYFTTLLFTKDPQGFEALIDSEIGTKNPLGFISLKNEADLHGYIGPKDYRSLKAISPMLTDVIEYGLITFFAKGVFVLLDYLYQFVGNWGWAIIFLTIIVRIILYPLSYKGMVSMQKLKELAPKMKELQEKYKGEPQKLQAHMMQLYKKHGANPLGGCLPLILQIPVFFAIYRVLYNAVELKSSEWILWIHDLSIMDPYFILPLLMGASMYWHQSVTPNTMTDPMQAKIFKLLPLLFTIFLITFPAGLVLYWTTNNILSVLQQLIINKVLENKKRAHAQNKKEH, encoded by the coding sequence ATGGATAAAAACAATAATAATAATCTCCGCTTGATTTTAGCGATCGCTCTTTCTTTCTTGTTTATCGCTCTTTATAGCTATTTTTTCCAAAAACCAAACAAACCAACAACCGAAACCACAAAACAAGAAACAACCAACAACCACACAGCAACAAGTCCTAACGCGCCCAACGCTTTTAACGCCACTCAAACCATCCCCCAAGAGAATTTGTTAAGCACGATTTCTTTTGAGCATGCCAGAATTGAAATTGATTCTTTAGGGCGCATCAAACAGGTTTATCTCAAGGATAAAAAATACCTAACCTCCAAACAAAAGGGCTTTTTAGAGCATGTGAGCCATCTTTTTAGCTCCAAAGAAAACGCGCAACCCCCCCTAAAAGAGCTCCCCCTTTTAGCAGCCGATAAACTCAAGCCTTTAGAAGTGCGTTTTTTAGACCCCACGCTCAATAATAAAGCGTTCAACACCCCTTATAGCGCCTCAAAAACCACCCTTGGGCCTAACGAACAGCTCGTTTTAACCCAAGATTTAGGCGCTCTTAGCATCATTAAAACCCTGACTTTCTATGATGATTTGCATTATGATTTAAAAATCGCATTCAAATCGCCCAATAACCTTATCCCTAGCTATGTGATCACCAATGGTTACAGGCCGGTAGCTGATTTAGACAGCTACACCTTTTCAGGCGTGCTTTTAGAAAATAACGACAAAAAAATTGAAAAAATTGAAGATAAAGACGCTAAAGAAATCAAACGCTTTTCTAACACCCTCTTTTTATCCAGCGTGGATAGGTATTTCACCACCTTGCTTTTCACTAAAGATCCTCAAGGTTTTGAAGCCTTAATCGATTCAGAAATCGGCACTAAAAACCCCTTAGGCTTCATTTCCCTTAAAAATGAAGCGGATTTGCATGGCTATATTGGCCCTAAAGATTACCGCTCTTTGAAAGCGATTTCGCCCATGCTCACTGATGTGATAGAATACGGCTTGATCACTTTTTTTGCTAAAGGCGTGTTTGTTTTACTGGATTATTTGTATCAATTCGTGGGTAATTGGGGTTGGGCTATCATTTTTTTAACGATTATCGTGCGCATCATCCTTTACCCCTTAAGCTATAAAGGCATGGTGAGCATGCAAAAGCTCAAAGAATTAGCCCCCAAAATGAAAGAACTCCAAGAAAAATACAAGGGCGAACCCCAAAAGTTGCAAGCCCACATGATGCAGCTTTACAAAAAACATGGGGCTAACCCGCTAGGGGGTTGTTTGCCCTTAATCTTACAAATCCCGGTGTTTTTTGCGATTTATAGGGTGCTTTATAATGCTGTGGAATTGAAAAGCTCAGAATGGATCTTATGGATTCATGATCTATCCATCATGGATCCGTATTTCATTTTACCGCTTCTTATGGGAGCGTCTATGTATTGGCACCAAAGCGTTACGCCAAACACCATGACCGATCCCATGCAAGCAAAGATTTTTAAACTCTTACCCCTATTATTCACAATCTTTTTAATCACTTTCCCGGCAGGGTTAGTCTTGTATTGGACCACGAACAACATCCTTTCGGTGTTGCAACAACTCATCATCAATAAAGTCTTAGAGAACAAAAAACGAGCGCATGCGCAAAACAAAAAGGAGCATTGA
- a CDS encoding outer membrane beta-barrel protein, producing the protein MLKLASKTICLSLISSFTAVEAYQKHQKDGFFVEAGFETGLLQGTQTQEQTIATTQEKPKPKPKPKPITPQSTYGKYYISQSTILKNATELFAEDNITNLTFYSLTPVYVTAYNQESAEEAGYGDSSLIMIQNFLPYNLNNIELSYTDTQGNVVSLGVIETIPKQSQIILPASLFNDPQLNADGFQQLQTTTTKFSDASTQNLFNKLSRVTTNLQMTYINYNQFSSGNGTGSKPPCPPYENQENCTAKVPPFTSQDAKNLTNLMLNMMAVFDSKSWEDAVLNAPFQFSDNNLSKPCYSNYSTCVNPYNDGLVDPKLIAKNAGDEYNIENGQTGSVILTPQDVIYSYRVTNNLYVNLLPPRGGDLGLGSQYGGPNGPGDDGTNFGALGILSPFLDPEILFGKELNKVAIMQLRDIIHEYGHTLGYTHNGNMTYQRVRMCEENNGPEERCKGGKIEQVNGQEVQVFDNGHEVRDTDGSTYDVCSRFKDKPYTAGSYPNSIYTDCSQVPAGLIGVTSAVWQQLIDQNALPVDYTNLSSQTNYLNASLNTQDFATTMLSAISQSLSSSKSSATTYRTSKTSRPFGAPLLGVNLKMGYQKYFNDYLGLSSYGIIKYNYAQANNEKIQQLSYGVGMDVLFDFITNYTNEKNPKNNLTKKVFTSSLGVFGGLRGLYNSYYLLNQYKGSGNLNVTGGLNYRYKHSKYSVGISVPLVQLKSRVVSSDGATTNSITLNEGGSHFKVFFNYGWIF; encoded by the coding sequence ATGCTAAAACTCGCCAGCAAAACGATTTGTTTGTCCCTAATCAGCTCATTCACCGCTGTAGAAGCCTACCAAAAACACCAAAAAGACGGCTTTTTTGTAGAAGCTGGGTTTGAAACCGGGCTATTACAAGGCACACAAACTCAAGAACAAACCATAGCCACCACTCAAGAAAAACCCAAACCCAAACCCAAACCAAAACCCATTACCCCTCAAAGCACTTATGGGAAATACTACATCTCCCAAAGCACCATTTTAAAGAATGCGACTGAGTTGTTTGCAGAGGACAATATCACCAACTTAACCTTTTATTCTTTAACCCCTGTGTATGTAACCGCTTATAACCAAGAAAGCGCTGAAGAAGCAGGCTATGGCGATAGCAGCTTGATTATGATACAAAACTTCCTGCCTTATAATTTAAACAATATTGAGCTGAGTTATACAGACACTCAAGGCAATGTAGTCAGTTTGGGCGTGATAGAGACTATCCCTAAACAATCTCAAATCATTCTGCCCGCAAGCTTATTTAACGACCCACAGCTTAACGCTGATGGCTTCCAACAACTCCAAACCACCACCACAAAATTTTCTGATGCCAGCACGCAGAATCTGTTTAACAAGCTCAGTAGGGTTACAACCAATCTTCAAATGACTTATATCAATTACAACCAATTTTCTAGTGGTAACGGCACTGGTTCTAAGCCCCCATGCCCTCCATACGAAAACCAAGAAAACTGCACGGCTAAAGTGCCGCCTTTCACCTCTCAAGACGCTAAAAATTTGACCAATTTAATGCTGAACATGATGGCGGTGTTTGACTCTAAATCTTGGGAAGACGCCGTCTTAAACGCTCCTTTCCAGTTTAGCGACAACAACCTGTCAAAGCCATGTTATTCTAATTATTCTACATGCGTGAACCCTTACAACGATGGGCTTGTTGATCCTAAATTGATCGCTAAAAACGCTGGAGATGAATACAATATAGAAAACGGGCAAACAGGCTCAGTGATTTTAACGCCGCAAGATGTTATCTATAGCTATAGAGTTACGAATAATCTTTATGTGAATCTCCTACCCCCAAGAGGAGGGGATTTAGGGCTAGGGTCTCAATATGGTGGCCCGAATGGCCCAGGCGATGATGGCACCAATTTTGGCGCTTTAGGGATATTGTCCCCTTTCTTAGACCCTGAAATACTCTTTGGCAAAGAATTGAATAAAGTCGCCATCATGCAATTAAGAGACATCATCCATGAATACGGGCATACTTTAGGCTATACGCATAACGGGAACATGACTTATCAAAGAGTGCGCATGTGCGAAGAAAACAATGGGCCAGAAGAGCGCTGTAAGGGCGGGAAAATAGAGCAAGTGAATGGGCAAGAAGTGCAAGTGTTTGACAATGGGCATGAAGTGCGAGACACCGATGGCTCTACCTATGATGTGTGTTCTCGTTTTAAAGATAAGCCCTATACAGCGGGCAGTTATCCTAATTCCATTTATACCGATTGCTCTCAAGTCCCCGCCGGGCTTATAGGGGTTACCAGCGCGGTTTGGCAACAACTCATTGATCAAAACGCCCTACCGGTGGATTACACTAATTTGAGCAGCCAAACCAACTATTTAAACGCCAGTTTGAACACGCAAGATTTTGCGACCACTATGCTTAGCGCGATCAGTCAAAGCCTTTCATCTTCTAAATCTAGCGCCACTACCTATCGCACTTCAAAAACCTCACGGCCCTTTGGAGCCCCCCTATTAGGCGTTAATCTTAAAATGGGCTATCAAAAATATTTTAATGATTACCTAGGGTTGTCTTCTTATGGCATTATCAAATACAACTACGCTCAAGCCAATAACGAAAAAATCCAACAATTAAGCTATGGTGTGGGAATGGATGTGTTATTTGATTTCATCACCAATTACACTAACGAAAAGAACCCTAAAAACAATCTAACCAAGAAAGTTTTCACTTCATCTCTTGGGGTGTTTGGGGGGTTAAGGGGCTTATACAACAGCTATTATTTGCTGAACCAATACAAAGGGAGTGGCAATTTAAATGTAACCGGTGGATTGAATTACCGCTACAAGCATTCTAAATATTCTGTGGGCATTAGCGTTCCTTTAGTCCAATTGAAATCTAGGGTCGTTTCTAGCGATGGCGCAACCACCAATTCTATCACCCTCAATGAAGGGGGCAGCCATTTTAAAGTGTTTTTTAATTATGGGTGGATTTTTTAG